A genomic segment from Paenibacillus sp. FSL K6-1096 encodes:
- a CDS encoding carbohydrate ABC transporter permease, with translation MTTASRSNPYTKGSTTAQIILNVFFIAFSLACILPIVLIVAISLTNEKALTLQGYKFWPDHIDASAYQYLFKHSETLVKAYGVSLTVTVIGTVLAVLLIALYAYPLYRKDFPFKKTFNFYLLITMLFSGGLVPFYLLYVNYLDLKDSLVALILPGLSNAFYIFITRTFFQQTIPEEMIESGKLDGASEWRIFFQLVLPISLPVLATIGLFTTLMYWNDWFNSMLFINDTNKFSLQYVMIQMIRQAEFFKTQLAGTGVALMVQESVPTESLRMAMVVLSIGPILFIYPFFQKYFTKGLTIGAIKG, from the coding sequence ATGACTACTGCATCCCGAAGCAACCCATATACCAAAGGCTCCACTACCGCCCAGATTATTCTGAACGTGTTCTTCATCGCCTTCAGCCTGGCCTGTATTCTCCCGATCGTGCTCATTGTCGCCATCTCCTTAACCAACGAGAAGGCCTTGACCCTGCAGGGTTACAAATTCTGGCCTGATCATATCGACGCATCCGCGTACCAATATCTGTTCAAGCATTCGGAGACACTGGTTAAGGCGTATGGCGTCAGCCTGACGGTTACGGTGATCGGAACTGTGCTGGCCGTGCTGCTGATTGCGCTGTATGCGTATCCGCTCTACCGGAAGGACTTTCCTTTTAAAAAGACATTCAACTTCTATCTGCTCATCACGATGCTGTTCTCGGGCGGACTGGTCCCCTTCTACCTGCTGTACGTGAACTATCTTGATCTGAAGGACTCGCTGGTCGCACTGATCCTGCCCGGCTTGTCCAATGCCTTCTATATCTTCATCACCCGTACCTTCTTCCAGCAGACGATCCCGGAGGAGATGATTGAATCCGGCAAGCTCGACGGGGCTTCGGAGTGGCGGATCTTCTTCCAGCTCGTGCTGCCGATCTCCCTGCCGGTGCTGGCGACCATCGGACTGTTCACGACACTGATGTACTGGAATGACTGGTTCAACTCAATGCTGTTCATCAATGACACCAATAAGTTCTCGCTGCAGTACGTCATGATTCAGATGATCCGCCAGGCCGAGTTCTTCAAAACCCAGCTTGCCGGCACCGGCGTCGCCCTGATGGTACAAGAATCCGTTCCGACCGAAAGTCTGCGGATGGCTATGGTCGTGCTGTCGATCGGTCCGATCCTGTTCATCTATCCGTTCTTCCAGAAGTACTTCACCAAGGGCCTTACGATCGGTGCGATCAAAGGTTAA
- a CDS encoding histidine kinase, giving the protein MKLSLRFKVSALVLLLVTPLFLFLSYTNLYSSNIVREKVAKSASDTLTLHLGTLDELLEQTSHYLLRTANENMLLELYSDSGPDSVNYYLSIRKLMDQWYSDVSYYTIIRSVFVYHQDRDELFLSSQREYYQEKEMIASGLSSRLKSPNLQGSLKWETVTLGGEPVLFKVLPDKSGRLQMGVLVSIDSLAQPLTHLESTGGSEQIGMVSSDGKLLWGQFSDEDLGLIRSQLGQPDRPVDATIRLSNGNHYLLIDKPSQYSNLNVFILLDEKSILDELPVFQRIIKVIPIAIIIIMAILLALLSRLVFKPIQHLTSGMRILGKGQLEYRLKEGNTREFQIINRQFNQMAEQIGNLKIDVYEEQMKVQQAELKHLQAQINPHFFMNSLNIVFHLVELKQYALIKKMIGHLVSHFRFIMNTNDTWIPLRSELNHIQNYIEIQMVMYPNKLSYEVQLPPELEHTLIPPLLIQPFVENAIKHGFINNAKPFAVGISVHEETLESGDPSIIICIRDSGPGFSADQMDRLNQGLYERKPTDRHLGIWNVYRRMIMFYNNRARLTFRNAPDGGAVVEIRLPVQREM; this is encoded by the coding sequence ATGAAACTGTCTTTGCGATTCAAGGTGAGTGCCCTGGTGCTGCTGCTGGTCACGCCGCTGTTCCTTTTTCTCTCTTACACTAATCTGTATTCCTCCAACATTGTCCGGGAAAAGGTGGCCAAGTCAGCCTCAGATACGCTGACCCTTCACTTAGGTACACTCGATGAGCTGCTGGAGCAGACCAGCCATTATCTGCTGCGAACGGCCAACGAGAATATGCTGCTGGAGCTGTATTCGGACAGCGGCCCGGACAGCGTTAATTATTATCTGTCTATCCGCAAGCTGATGGACCAGTGGTACAGCGATGTCAGCTACTATACGATCATCCGCAGCGTCTTCGTCTACCATCAGGACCGGGATGAGCTGTTCCTCAGCAGCCAGCGGGAGTACTACCAGGAGAAGGAGATGATCGCCTCCGGGCTGTCCTCCCGCTTGAAGTCGCCTAATCTCCAGGGCTCCCTGAAGTGGGAGACCGTCACGCTCGGCGGGGAGCCGGTGCTGTTCAAGGTGCTGCCGGACAAGAGCGGCCGGCTCCAGATGGGCGTTCTGGTCAGCATCGATTCCCTGGCCCAGCCCTTAACTCATCTGGAGTCCACCGGAGGCAGCGAGCAGATCGGCATGGTCAGCAGTGACGGCAAATTGCTGTGGGGGCAGTTCTCTGACGAGGATCTGGGCCTCATCCGCAGCCAGTTGGGCCAGCCTGACCGTCCGGTGGATGCAACGATCCGGCTGAGCAACGGCAATCATTATCTGCTGATCGACAAGCCCTCACAGTATTCCAATCTCAATGTGTTCATCCTGCTGGACGAGAAGTCGATTCTGGACGAGCTGCCCGTCTTCCAGCGGATCATCAAGGTGATCCCCATTGCGATTATTATTATTATGGCGATCCTCCTGGCGCTGCTCAGCCGGCTGGTGTTCAAGCCGATCCAGCATCTGACCAGCGGGATGCGGATTCTGGGGAAGGGGCAGCTGGAGTACCGGCTGAAGGAAGGTAATACCCGCGAGTTCCAGATCATTAACCGGCAATTCAACCAGATGGCGGAGCAGATCGGCAATCTGAAGATTGATGTGTATGAAGAGCAGATGAAGGTGCAGCAGGCTGAGCTGAAGCATCTTCAGGCACAGATCAATCCGCATTTTTTCATGAATTCCTTGAATATTGTCTTCCACCTGGTGGAGCTTAAGCAATATGCCCTGATCAAAAAAATGATCGGCCACCTCGTCTCCCACTTCCGCTTCATTATGAATACCAACGACACCTGGATACCGCTCCGCAGTGAGCTGAATCATATTCAGAACTATATCGAGATCCAGATGGTTATGTATCCGAACAAGCTGTCTTATGAGGTGCAGCTTCCGCCGGAGCTTGAGCATACCCTGATTCCGCCGCTGCTGATCCAGCCCTTCGTGGAGAACGCGATCAAGCACGGCTTCATCAACAATGCCAAGCCCTTCGCTGTCGGTATCTCGGTTCATGAAGAAACCTTGGAGAGCGGCGACCCCAGTATAATAATCTGCATCAGAGATTCCGGGCCGGGCTTCTCCGCCGATCAGATGGACAGGCTCAATCAGGGCCTGTATGAGCGCAAGCCGACAGACCGCCATCTGGGCATATGGAATGTCTACAGACGCATGATAATGTTCTACAACAACCGGGCAAGGCTGACCTTCCGCAACGCTCCTGACGGAGGGGCTGTAGTGGAGATCCGGCTGCCCGTTCAGAGGGAGATGTGA
- a CDS encoding DUF4179 domain-containing protein has protein sequence MFNIHFNGVKKVLVAAAVTVTLGGVSSYGISAPAAVAAGVSKGAGAFIASNDTTLKAIAKNGIANSPNQAVTQQGVKLTLTDLAVDGAKIVAGIKQEGTKLTKEGAFLDSTRKMEVLIDGKYATFDIMTSQEKDSALFYLQEGKVKQVIPDSFKLTLRVYVKGVREPFEFNTQADKLSLMLDLKPGVSKKNSNFSYTVTGFQMSPLTMSLKLNFKGVHPATARSKAGSQNMLYELVDDKGNISPSLNIIDKKVLTSGSEVQHYAAFPAVPKSISIKPYTFSFNARGEFIRDSKGQAIKTYYKDLESKFTVK, from the coding sequence ATGTTTAACATTCATTTCAACGGAGTCAAAAAAGTGCTTGTAGCTGCTGCAGTAACAGTTACATTAGGCGGAGTATCGAGCTATGGAATTTCCGCCCCGGCTGCTGTTGCAGCCGGAGTCAGCAAGGGGGCAGGCGCATTCATCGCCAGTAACGATACCACGCTGAAGGCGATAGCCAAGAATGGAATTGCGAATTCTCCCAATCAGGCGGTGACGCAGCAGGGAGTCAAGCTGACTTTGACCGATCTGGCCGTAGATGGCGCCAAAATTGTGGCAGGTATAAAGCAGGAAGGTACTAAGCTGACCAAGGAAGGCGCATTTCTGGACAGCACAAGGAAAATGGAGGTATTGATTGACGGGAAGTACGCAACCTTCGATATAATGACCAGCCAAGAGAAGGATTCCGCTCTCTTCTATTTGCAGGAAGGGAAGGTTAAGCAGGTGATCCCTGACTCGTTCAAGCTGACATTAAGAGTGTACGTCAAGGGAGTGCGGGAGCCGTTTGAGTTCAACACTCAGGCGGACAAGCTTAGCCTGATGCTGGATCTGAAGCCCGGTGTCTCCAAGAAAAACAGTAATTTCAGCTATACGGTGACCGGATTTCAGATGAGCCCGTTAACGATGTCGCTGAAGCTGAATTTCAAGGGGGTGCATCCAGCTACAGCCCGTTCCAAGGCAGGTTCACAAAACATGTTATATGAACTTGTGGACGATAAGGGAAACATATCTCCTTCACTTAACATAATAGACAAAAAAGTACTGACAAGTGGATCAGAGGTGCAGCATTACGCCGCTTTTCCAGCCGTTCCGAAGTCCATTAGCATCAAGCCCTACACGTTCTCCTTCAATGCCCGCGGGGAATTCATCCGGGACAGCAAGGGCCAAGCGATTAAGACTTATTATAAAGACCTGGAAAGCAAATTCACGGTTAAATAA
- a CDS encoding ABC transporter permease subunit → MANPAPQALKTKPATPTQGRFGRLIRNIVRYRVLLLMLLPTSIIFFINCYIPMFGLFIAFKNINYVDGIMGSPWAGLDNFRFLFATSDALRVTINTVAYNVVFIISGLILSVSLAIAINEVRNKLASKFFQTVMIMPNFLSMVVVSFIVYAFLHPEYGFLVKHILPMFGYSSVNAYMHPNAWPYILWITKMWHSIGIGSVIYLAAITGISEELYEAAVMDGASKWQQITKITLPLLTPIMVILTILNMGGIFRSDFGLFYHVTLDSGALRSTTDVIDTYVYRGLIQLNDLGMSSAANFYQSVVGFFLVIGANALARKLNRDTALF, encoded by the coding sequence ATGGCAAATCCTGCACCGCAAGCTTTGAAGACCAAGCCAGCGACACCCACCCAGGGCCGCTTCGGCCGGCTGATCCGCAATATCGTACGATACCGGGTGCTGCTGCTGATGCTGCTGCCCACGTCGATTATCTTTTTCATCAACTGCTATATTCCGATGTTCGGATTATTTATTGCCTTCAAGAACATCAACTACGTGGACGGCATTATGGGCAGTCCCTGGGCCGGGCTGGACAACTTCCGGTTCCTCTTCGCTACCTCCGACGCCCTGCGCGTGACCATCAACACCGTTGCCTATAATGTGGTCTTCATTATCTCAGGCCTCATTCTCTCCGTCTCGCTGGCGATTGCGATCAATGAGGTGCGTAATAAGCTGGCCTCGAAGTTCTTCCAGACCGTCATGATTATGCCGAACTTCCTGTCTATGGTCGTGGTCAGCTTCATCGTCTATGCCTTCCTGCACCCGGAGTACGGCTTCCTGGTCAAGCATATTCTGCCGATGTTCGGCTACTCCTCCGTGAACGCTTATATGCATCCTAACGCCTGGCCTTATATTCTGTGGATCACCAAGATGTGGCATTCGATCGGAATTGGCAGTGTCATCTATCTGGCGGCGATTACCGGGATCAGCGAGGAGCTGTACGAGGCTGCGGTGATGGACGGGGCCAGCAAATGGCAGCAGATCACCAAAATCACCCTGCCGCTGCTGACGCCGATCATGGTCATTCTCACGATTCTTAACATGGGCGGTATCTTCCGCTCGGACTTCGGGCTGTTCTACCATGTGACCCTGGACTCCGGTGCGCTGCGCTCAACTACGGACGTCATCGACACCTATGTCTACCGGGGCCTGATTCAGCTCAATGACCTGGGGATGTCCTCGGCGGCGAACTTCTATCAATCGGTGGTCGGCTTCTTCCTGGTCATCGGCGCGAACGCTCTGGCCCGCAAGCTGAACCGTGACACGGCTCTTTTCTAG
- a CDS encoding amino acid permease: MAQTELKRELANRHVQLIAIGGTIGTGLFLGSGKAIQQAGPAIMLTYLIVGLAVFFVMRALGELLLSKAGYQSFTDIAEDYLGPRAAFITGWTYWFCWIMTAMADVIAVGVYVQYWFDIPQWVPAVICLVILLGLNLLTVKSFGELEFWFALIKVITILALIGLGIVLLVIGFRTDAGSVSVRNLWEHGGLFPNGVKGFLFSFQMVVFAYVGVELVGVSAAETANPEKNIPSAINKIPLRILFFYVGALFVLLCINPWSQLSAAESPFVRTFSLVGIPVAAGIINFVVLTSAASACNSGMFSTSRILYNLSRRNQASPQLGKLNRNHVPANSLFLSTLVISAGALLSKLIPGQAFGIVTTISAICFIWVWGVVLVCHIKYKRNRPDLHAASKFKAPFTPLINYAVLTLFAAILIIMLFAGETRPALLFTPLWFILLLILYSMRSRKEQSEPEAGIINT; this comes from the coding sequence ATGGCACAGACAGAACTAAAAAGAGAGCTCGCGAACCGGCATGTACAGCTCATCGCCATCGGCGGTACGATTGGAACGGGGCTGTTCCTCGGCTCAGGCAAGGCCATCCAGCAGGCCGGACCTGCGATTATGCTGACGTATCTGATTGTGGGGCTGGCGGTATTCTTCGTGATGCGGGCGCTCGGGGAGCTGCTGCTCTCGAAGGCGGGGTATCAGTCTTTTACCGATATTGCGGAAGATTACCTGGGGCCGCGCGCGGCCTTCATTACGGGCTGGACGTACTGGTTCTGCTGGATTATGACGGCGATGGCCGATGTGATTGCGGTGGGAGTCTATGTGCAGTATTGGTTCGATATTCCCCAGTGGGTGCCGGCGGTGATCTGCCTGGTCATTCTGCTCGGGCTGAATCTGCTGACGGTCAAAAGCTTCGGGGAGCTGGAATTCTGGTTTGCCCTGATTAAGGTCATTACCATTCTGGCCCTGATCGGCCTGGGAATTGTCCTGCTGGTGATTGGGTTCAGAACCGATGCAGGGTCGGTAAGTGTGCGGAATCTATGGGAGCATGGCGGCCTGTTCCCGAACGGGGTGAAGGGCTTCCTGTTCTCCTTCCAGATGGTGGTGTTCGCTTATGTCGGGGTAGAGCTGGTGGGGGTGTCGGCAGCCGAGACGGCGAATCCTGAGAAAAATATTCCGTCCGCGATCAACAAAATCCCGCTGCGGATTCTCTTTTTCTATGTCGGCGCACTGTTTGTCCTGCTGTGCATTAATCCGTGGAGCCAGCTTAGCGCGGCTGAGAGCCCGTTCGTGCGCACCTTCAGTCTGGTCGGTATTCCCGTAGCTGCGGGCATTATCAATTTCGTCGTGCTGACCTCGGCAGCTTCCGCCTGCAACAGCGGCATGTTCTCCACCAGCCGGATTCTCTATAATCTGAGCAGACGGAATCAGGCGTCACCACAGCTCGGCAAGCTGAACCGGAATCATGTGCCGGCGAATTCCCTATTCCTCTCCACACTGGTGATCTCGGCAGGGGCGCTGCTCAGCAAGCTCATTCCGGGGCAAGCCTTCGGCATCGTAACCACTATCAGCGCGATCTGCTTCATCTGGGTCTGGGGCGTAGTGCTGGTCTGTCATATCAAGTATAAAAGGAACCGCCCGGACCTTCATGCCGCCTCAAAGTTCAAGGCACCGTTCACTCCGCTGATTAACTATGCGGTGCTGACGCTGTTCGCGGCCATTCTGATCATCATGCTGTTTGCCGGGGAGACCCGTCCGGCGCTGCTGTTCACCCCGCTCTGGTTCATTCTGCTGCTCATCCTCTATTCGATGAGAAGCCGCAAGGAGCAAAGTGAGCCGGAAGCCGGTATAATCAATACGTAA
- a CDS encoding ABC transporter substrate-binding protein yields MRTTRSSGAVLAALTAVILGITGCGGGNSNASTPSKAESTAATTASGTEGSTSPDTSTFRKLKVYTVGNFPQNDTKAVVDEINKYLKEKINAEIDFQGLPWSSWAEKMALAYQSGEQVDLTFAPNWADFANNVAKGAFLPLDELLDKYGQGIKETLDPRFFDGGKVDGKIYAIPTNKEIGESHTIMFRKDLIDKYGFDVNSIETLEDLEPWLETIKQKEPAIAPIWLSGSGSDTLGYFDKTRESMKENFRYELVAGAPAGIVLDTKTDKMVISSMESDTAIYRMKLYGDWFAKGYINKDAATTKTSTEDAFKAGKTWMKFGSDKPDSDKEDSIATGIELVKLKGNEPEISTASVSNSMMAIGRTSVDPERTMMLLNLLHTDPVLVNLIDFGVEGRQYVKVEGKENFIKLPDGVATRADTGWAPGIEWMFGNQTLTYLWEGESADKWEKFKAYNDSAHKVKSFGFNFNTDPVKTQVSVVSNIIKEFRPLLETGSLGVDKVLTEYNNKLKANGIEDIRAEVQKQYDAWKANQPK; encoded by the coding sequence ATGAGAACAACCAGAAGCTCGGGCGCGGTGCTTGCTGCCCTGACCGCCGTGATACTGGGCATTACCGGATGCGGCGGAGGCAATTCAAATGCTTCTACTCCGTCCAAGGCAGAATCGACAGCAGCCACTACCGCATCAGGCACAGAAGGCAGCACGAGTCCCGATACCTCAACATTCCGCAAGCTGAAAGTGTACACAGTCGGGAATTTCCCCCAGAATGATACCAAGGCGGTTGTAGATGAGATCAATAAGTATCTCAAAGAGAAAATCAACGCCGAGATTGACTTCCAGGGACTCCCTTGGTCCTCCTGGGCCGAGAAGATGGCGCTGGCCTACCAATCCGGGGAGCAGGTCGATCTGACGTTTGCCCCGAACTGGGCCGACTTCGCCAACAACGTTGCCAAGGGCGCGTTCCTGCCGCTGGATGAGCTGCTCGATAAATATGGACAAGGCATTAAGGAGACGCTGGACCCCCGCTTCTTTGACGGCGGAAAGGTAGACGGCAAAATCTACGCCATTCCGACCAACAAGGAGATCGGCGAGAGCCACACGATTATGTTCCGCAAGGACCTTATTGATAAGTACGGCTTCGATGTGAACTCGATTGAAACGCTGGAAGACCTGGAGCCATGGCTGGAGACCATCAAGCAGAAGGAACCGGCCATCGCGCCAATCTGGCTCTCCGGCAGCGGCTCGGACACGCTGGGCTACTTCGACAAGACGAGAGAGAGCATGAAGGAGAACTTCCGTTATGAGCTGGTTGCAGGCGCTCCGGCCGGCATCGTGCTCGACACCAAGACGGACAAAATGGTGATCAGCTCCATGGAATCCGACACGGCAATCTACCGGATGAAGCTCTACGGCGACTGGTTCGCCAAGGGCTACATCAATAAGGATGCGGCAACGACGAAGACCAGCACTGAGGACGCTTTTAAGGCAGGAAAAACCTGGATGAAGTTCGGCTCAGATAAGCCGGATTCCGACAAGGAAGATTCCATCGCCACCGGCATTGAGCTGGTGAAGCTGAAGGGCAATGAGCCTGAGATCAGCACCGCCAGCGTCAGCAACTCCATGATGGCCATCGGACGCACCTCCGTTGATCCGGAGCGGACCATGATGCTCCTGAATCTGCTCCATACCGATCCGGTGCTGGTCAATCTGATTGACTTCGGCGTAGAAGGACGGCAGTATGTCAAGGTGGAAGGCAAAGAGAACTTCATCAAGCTCCCTGACGGTGTTGCGACCCGTGCGGATACCGGCTGGGCTCCGGGAATTGAATGGATGTTCGGTAACCAGACCCTGACTTATCTGTGGGAAGGTGAAAGCGCCGATAAATGGGAGAAGTTCAAGGCCTATAACGATAGCGCCCACAAGGTGAAGTCATTCGGCTTCAACTTCAATACGGACCCAGTTAAGACGCAGGTCTCCGTAGTCAGCAACATTATCAAGGAATTCCGTCCGCTGCTCGAAACGGGCAGCCTGGGAGTAGACAAGGTGCTGACGGAATACAATAATAAGCTGAAGGCTAACGGCATTGAGGATATCCGTGCCGAGGTGCAGAAGCAATATGACGCCTGGAAGGCTAATCAACCGAAATAA
- a CDS encoding response regulator, with product MCRALIVDDQYFALLGLQQGVNWNVLGVSDVCLAENVEQAIAVLEQQPVDLLICDIEMPGRSGLELLAWVKQSSPRTLTIMLTCHADFEYAQRAISLGAFHYLLKPVDYEELMKVSREALAEISRQKEQQEFESLIREYRRKWEHQLPLLVERFWQDILSQRAAPSLESLTIPAHTYNLDLRPDDRYFLVLLGLEQWKENLSARDETIMEYALRNLAEELLLSGLEGTVLQDQAGHNLAVIYVRDVLHAVRRKLEQNGHTFLNTCEQLLHCSLSIYISPGVVLSEIMSAYTYVTEREQRNLTHSRQVFGPEDQEHGRETPLESLPQAAPMHIFSEWATLLESGELEELERRVNLWFAGIQADRWTSELHRQLIHGILFILHTVLAKKGLSAHASAELKALMEKENYPKHSATLQSWAMDCLRAALRLLQSSNNVSSATVSKIRQYIRSRLSEEITRDELAAYVYLNPAYLSRLFKKETGLSISDVIIQERLQKAKQLLEGTELKITDIAEQVGYTSLGSFSNLFKRVTGATPQQYRARNKK from the coding sequence ATGTGCAGAGCGCTGATCGTTGATGACCAATATTTCGCCTTGCTCGGCCTCCAGCAGGGAGTGAACTGGAACGTGCTTGGCGTGTCGGATGTCTGTCTGGCGGAGAATGTGGAGCAGGCCATCGCTGTTCTGGAGCAGCAGCCCGTAGACCTGCTGATCTGCGACATCGAAATGCCGGGCAGAAGCGGCCTGGAGCTGCTGGCCTGGGTGAAGCAGTCCTCGCCCCGCACCCTGACGATTATGCTGACCTGCCATGCTGATTTCGAGTATGCGCAGCGTGCGATCTCCCTGGGCGCTTTTCATTATCTGCTCAAGCCGGTGGACTACGAGGAGCTGATGAAGGTCTCCCGCGAGGCGCTGGCCGAGATCAGCAGGCAGAAGGAGCAGCAGGAATTCGAGTCTCTGATCCGGGAATACCGGAGGAAATGGGAGCATCAGCTGCCGCTACTGGTGGAACGGTTCTGGCAGGATATCCTCAGCCAGCGCGCTGCCCCCAGCCTGGAATCGCTCACCATCCCGGCGCATACCTACAATCTGGACCTGCGGCCAGATGACCGCTACTTCCTCGTGCTGCTCGGGCTGGAGCAATGGAAGGAGAACCTCAGCGCGCGGGATGAGACGATCATGGAGTATGCACTGCGCAACCTGGCAGAGGAGCTGCTGCTCAGCGGACTGGAGGGCACCGTGCTGCAGGATCAGGCCGGCCACAACCTGGCGGTGATCTATGTGCGGGATGTCTTGCATGCGGTCCGCCGCAAGCTGGAGCAGAACGGCCACACCTTCCTGAATACCTGCGAACAGCTGCTGCACTGCTCCTTGTCCATCTATATCAGTCCGGGCGTCGTCCTGTCCGAGATTATGAGCGCCTATACCTATGTCACCGAGCGGGAGCAGCGCAACCTGACCCATTCGCGGCAGGTGTTTGGCCCGGAGGACCAGGAACACGGCCGGGAGACGCCGCTGGAGTCCCTGCCACAGGCAGCACCGATGCATATCTTCAGCGAATGGGCCACCCTGCTGGAGTCGGGGGAGCTGGAGGAGCTGGAGCGGCGCGTGAACCTGTGGTTCGCGGGTATCCAGGCGGACCGCTGGACCAGCGAGCTGCACCGCCAGCTCATTCACGGCATTCTGTTCATTCTGCACACCGTCCTGGCCAAAAAAGGCCTGTCGGCCCATGCCTCTGCGGAGCTGAAGGCGCTGATGGAGAAGGAGAATTATCCGAAGCATTCCGCCACCCTCCAGAGCTGGGCGATGGATTGTCTCCGGGCGGCCCTGCGGTTATTGCAGTCCAGCAATAACGTGTCCTCAGCCACGGTGTCCAAGATCAGGCAGTATATCCGCTCCCGCCTGAGCGAGGAGATTACCCGGGATGAGCTGGCCGCGTATGTGTACCTGAACCCGGCCTATCTCTCCCGGCTGTTCAAGAAGGAGACCGGGCTGTCGATCTCGGATGTGATCATTCAGGAGCGGCTGCAGAAGGCCAAGCAATTGCTGGAGGGCACCGAGCTGAAGATTACCGACATCGCCGAGCAGGTGGGCTACACCAGCCTGGGCAGCTTCTCGAACCTGTTCAAGCGGGTCACCGGCGCCACGCCGCAGCAATACCGCGCGCGGAATAAGAAGTGA
- a CDS encoding DinB family protein: MNIDTNTKTTEALQQFEKTVHHYLKELDNFTIEELLWQPGEGEWSLGQMIQHLIQSALYMQLRNVDQCLEGNGEAADTIAEMTGDGKAMFAEGSFPPVRVHVPPSPQYTPVQPESKEQLIRGLNTVVDRMRETLPKLEHAPLHSTVPHPRLGPFNATEWYLLIEMHYRHHLLQLDRLKKAIGASVQ, translated from the coding sequence ATGAATATCGATACGAATACGAAGACTACAGAAGCGTTACAGCAGTTTGAGAAGACGGTGCATCACTACCTTAAGGAATTGGACAACTTCACGATTGAAGAATTGCTATGGCAGCCAGGGGAAGGGGAGTGGTCGCTCGGGCAGATGATTCAGCATTTGATTCAATCGGCGTTGTACATGCAGCTGCGGAATGTTGACCAGTGTCTGGAGGGTAACGGGGAGGCGGCAGATACTATAGCGGAGATGACCGGGGACGGCAAAGCGATGTTTGCTGAGGGCAGCTTCCCGCCGGTCCGTGTTCATGTTCCGCCCTCACCGCAGTATACACCGGTGCAGCCGGAGAGCAAGGAGCAGCTGATCCGGGGCCTGAACACTGTGGTTGACCGGATGCGGGAGACCCTGCCGAAGCTGGAACATGCCCCCTTGCACAGCACCGTCCCGCATCCCCGGTTAGGCCCCTTCAATGCAACCGAGTGGTATCTGCTGATCGAGATGCACTACCGCCATCACCTGCTACAGCTGGACAGATTGAAGAAGGCAATAGGGGCAAGTGTACAATAG
- a CDS encoding YafY family protein, with protein MNKTDRMLAIVLELQRKEVVRAEDLAAVFETSVRTIYRDIQALSEAGVPVVGATGQGYSLMKGYFLPPVSFTAEEAVTLLIGTDFIEQRFDTEYGDLASAAGRKIEAILPEQVRENASRVRKSIKLLNTSKDRLQGEEQAYIGQLRRAVLEQRKISFGYSKPRQEADGSHRSVRTARPYGLVLNRGAWTLVAWCELRQEIRHFRLSRMDGLTILDELFEVPADFDLQAYQPEDDRNIIVRIRVDAAIANKVTESGNYYLEATEDRADGRHMTFRVRQPDDLLQWVLSWGAGAVVLEPEALRNLVREHAAGMLERY; from the coding sequence ATGAACAAAACAGACCGCATGTTAGCCATCGTGCTGGAGCTCCAGCGTAAAGAGGTTGTACGGGCAGAGGATCTGGCGGCTGTCTTCGAGACGAGTGTAAGAACGATATACAGGGATATCCAGGCGCTTAGTGAAGCCGGGGTGCCTGTGGTAGGGGCGACCGGTCAGGGATATTCATTGATGAAGGGCTATTTCCTGCCCCCGGTCAGCTTCACTGCCGAGGAAGCGGTAACCCTGCTGATCGGGACGGACTTTATTGAGCAGCGGTTTGATACGGAATACGGTGACCTGGCATCTGCGGCCGGCAGGAAGATTGAAGCGATCCTGCCGGAGCAGGTCCGGGAGAATGCCTCCCGGGTCCGCAAGAGCATCAAGCTGCTTAACACCAGTAAAGACAGGCTGCAGGGAGAGGAGCAGGCGTACATCGGGCAGCTCCGCCGCGCGGTCCTGGAGCAGCGGAAGATCAGCTTCGGGTACAGCAAGCCCCGGCAGGAAGCGGACGGGAGCCACCGGAGTGTGCGTACCGCCAGGCCCTATGGACTGGTGTTGAACAGAGGGGCCTGGACCCTGGTCGCCTGGTGCGAGCTGCGGCAGGAGATCCGCCATTTCCGGTTATCGCGAATGGACGGTCTTACGATTCTGGACGAGCTGTTCGAGGTACCGGCAGATTTCGATCTGCAGGCGTACCAGCCGGAGGATGACCGCAATATCATCGTGCGCATCCGGGTGGATGCAGCTATCGCCAATAAGGTGACTGAATCCGGTAACTATTATCTGGAGGCCACAGAGGACCGCGCGGACGGCAGGCATATGACCTTCCGTGTACGGCAGCCCGATGATCTGCTGCAATGGGTGCTGAGCTGGGGGGCAGGCGCAGTGGTCCTGGAGCCGGAAGCCCTGCGTAACCTGGTCCGTGAGCACGCGGCGGGAATGCTGGAACGCTACTGA